From the genome of bacterium, one region includes:
- a CDS encoding redoxin domain-containing protein, with amino-acid sequence MALILVLGLTLSASAQPVIGSAAPNFTLNLAGGGGSVTLANWIGDVVYINFLGATCPDCIADGFLSEEVYDMFAANENLHVIGIDVWNLPSVFVNTTFRANSGITYPLLITGRATGIAYNMEVEPVPSTQDVEHRGHVIIDQQGVIRYYARYNPFGVEQQQEIIALLNTLLDPCANLPQLDPPREATLRMNDDGSDIKLSWQPVPCATHYLVYRSLTGDWDDAEMLGETCDFAFPVHPTENELAIYRIVAQRQATP; translated from the coding sequence TTGGCACTGATACTGGTCCTGGGACTGACGCTGAGCGCGTCGGCCCAACCGGTCATTGGGTCGGCCGCGCCGAACTTCACGCTCAACTTGGCCGGCGGCGGCGGATCCGTGACCTTGGCGAACTGGATCGGTGACGTGGTCTATATCAACTTCCTTGGCGCGACCTGCCCGGATTGCATTGCCGACGGGTTTCTGTCGGAAGAGGTATATGACATGTTCGCGGCGAACGAGAACCTGCACGTCATCGGCATTGACGTGTGGAACCTGCCCAGCGTGTTTGTCAACACGACGTTCCGGGCCAACTCGGGTATCACCTACCCGCTACTCATTACCGGCCGGGCGACGGGAATCGCCTATAATATGGAAGTTGAGCCCGTGCCTTCCACGCAGGACGTGGAGCATCGCGGTCATGTGATTATTGACCAGCAGGGCGTCATCCGCTACTACGCGCGCTATAATCCGTTTGGCGTCGAGCAGCAGCAGGAGATTATTGCACTGCTCAATACGCTGCTCGATCCGTGTGCGAACCTGCCGCAGCTTGACCCACCGCGAGAGGCAACGCTGCGGATGAACGACGACGGCAGCGATATCAAGCTGAGCTGGCAGCCGGTGCCGTGCGCGACGCACTACCTGGTCTACCGCTCGCTGACCGGTGACTGGGACGATGCCGAAATGCTCGGTGAGACATGTGACTTCGCATTTCCGGTCCACCCGACTGAAAACGAATTGGCTATTTATCGCATTGTCGCCCAGCGGCAGGCGACTCCGTAG
- a CDS encoding heme-copper oxidase subunit III, with protein MSHTAAHDGHTAHHDHIHIPPPSYWPIFLAMATGLLLTGVLLWLWDASAATVIMGLGAVTAIVGMMGWAQSLIRENAELPDVLEDDRWMKHGLKLFLVSEAAIFGAFFAHHYYTRFDFPHWPPVGAPHLDTTLPAIATLILMTSSFTMELAHHKLKHDDRAGSRLWLGITILLGLIFLGFQGHEYGFLKAYDQFTLSSGMFGSHFFAMTGFHGAHVATGLVMMFIVGLRLRLGHYTPERHFSFAAASWYWHFVDVIWVFLFFTIYLF; from the coding sequence ATGTCCCACACCGCCGCACACGACGGGCACACCGCCCATCACGACCACATTCATATTCCGCCGCCGAGCTACTGGCCGATCTTTCTGGCCATGGCCACCGGTCTCTTGCTGACTGGCGTCCTGCTCTGGTTATGGGATGCATCGGCCGCTACGGTGATCATGGGCCTGGGCGCCGTCACTGCGATTGTCGGCATGATGGGTTGGGCGCAGTCGCTGATCCGTGAGAATGCCGAACTGCCGGACGTGCTCGAGGACGACCGTTGGATGAAGCATGGTCTGAAGCTGTTCCTCGTGTCGGAAGCCGCCATCTTCGGCGCCTTCTTCGCGCACCACTACTACACGCGCTTCGATTTCCCGCACTGGCCGCCGGTCGGCGCTCCGCATCTCGATACCACGCTGCCGGCCATCGCGACCCTGATACTGATGACGTCCTCCTTCACCATGGAGCTGGCGCATCACAAGCTGAAGCACGACGACCGCGCCGGTTCACGCCTGTGGCTGGGCATCACAATTCTGCTGGGGCTCATCTTCTTGGGCTTTCAGGGACACGAATACGGCTTCCTCAAGGCCTATGACCAGTTCACGCTGTCGAGCGGCATGTTTGGTTCGCATTTCTTTGCCATGACGGGTTTCCATGGCGCGCATGTGGCCACCGGCTTGGTGATGATGTTCATTGTCGGCCTGCGCCTGCGGCTGGGCCACTACACCCCGGAACGCCACTTCAGCTTCGCGGCGGCTTCCTGGTATTGGCACTTTGTGGACGTAATCTGGGTATTCCTGTTCTTTACGATCTACCTGTTCTAA